The Parabacteroides sp. AD58 genome includes a window with the following:
- a CDS encoding family 20 glycosylhydrolase has translation MQILSKLHLLGCSLAGLLMTACSNQPTAVANYEVVPMPLEISATQPSSFLLKNGVTVYYTAGNEKMKRNAEFLASYIKTQTGIELKVQEGEGGKGGILLQLGLANENPEAYQLKVDAGQVVIKAPSEAGVFYGIQTLRKAVDVSEGANIELPAVEINDQPRFGYRGMMLDVGRHFFSIDEIKTYIDMMALHNINRFHWHLSEDQGWRIEIKKYPKLTEIGSQRKETVIGHNSGKYDGKPYGGFYTQEQAKEIVAYAAERYITVIPEIDLPGHMQAALASYPELGCTGGPYEVWTQWGVSDNVLCAGNDQTIQFIKDVLAEIVEIFPSEYIHVGGDECPKDKWKTCPKCQARIKALGLKSDAKHTKEERLQSYVIHEAEAFLNSKGRKMIGWDETLEGGLAPNATVMSWQGEAGGIEAAKQHHDVIMTPNTYLYFDYYQSKDTETEPIAIGGYLPMARVYSYEPMPKGLTPEEQKHIVGVQANLWTEYMPEFKQVQYMVLPRMAALCESQWCAPEKKNYDTFLQRVSRLVDIYAKNGWNYATHIFDVMLDLTPNTETGTLDVTARTIDNAPVYYTLDGSEPTASSEKYTDVIKIDKPCTLRTVAIRPSGSSKITKDEISFSKSSMKPITMLQPINKQYEFTGATVLVDGMTGNRNYKTGRWIAFYTNDMEAVIDLKEPTEISSMTLHTCVEKGDWIFDTRGITVAVSDDNKTFKEVASESYPAMKESDPNQVYTHELKFDPVKTRYVKVKALSEQKIPSWHGGKGQPGFLFVDEIILN, from the coding sequence ATGCAAATTTTATCGAAGTTACATCTTTTGGGATGCTCGTTAGCAGGTCTGCTGATGACTGCCTGTTCAAACCAGCCCACGGCGGTAGCCAACTACGAAGTCGTCCCCATGCCTTTGGAAATCAGTGCCACACAGCCCTCTTCTTTCTTGTTGAAGAATGGCGTGACTGTTTATTATACGGCCGGAAATGAGAAAATGAAACGGAATGCCGAATTCTTGGCTTCTTATATAAAGACGCAGACCGGTATCGAATTGAAAGTACAGGAAGGTGAAGGCGGGAAAGGAGGCATTCTGCTGCAGTTGGGTCTGGCCAACGAAAATCCAGAAGCTTATCAGCTGAAAGTAGATGCTGGTCAGGTTGTTATCAAAGCTCCCAGTGAAGCCGGTGTTTTCTATGGAATCCAAACGTTGCGCAAGGCGGTTGATGTGTCTGAAGGCGCTAATATAGAATTGCCTGCCGTCGAAATCAATGACCAACCCCGTTTCGGTTACCGGGGAATGATGCTGGATGTGGGCCGTCATTTCTTCTCTATCGATGAAATCAAGACATATATTGATATGATGGCCTTGCACAATATCAACCGTTTCCACTGGCATCTGTCGGAAGACCAGGGTTGGCGTATCGAAATCAAAAAGTATCCGAAACTGACGGAAATCGGATCTCAGCGCAAGGAAACTGTAATCGGCCATAACTCCGGTAAGTACGACGGCAAACCGTATGGCGGATTCTATACGCAGGAGCAGGCGAAAGAAATCGTTGCCTATGCGGCAGAAAGATATATCACGGTTATTCCGGAAATCGACCTGCCGGGTCATATGCAGGCAGCCTTGGCCTCTTATCCGGAACTCGGATGTACAGGCGGTCCGTATGAAGTATGGACACAATGGGGCGTCTCCGACAATGTATTGTGTGCCGGTAATGATCAGACGATTCAGTTCATTAAAGACGTCCTGGCAGAAATTGTAGAAATCTTCCCGTCTGAATATATTCATGTGGGCGGCGACGAGTGTCCGAAAGATAAATGGAAAACGTGTCCGAAATGTCAGGCCCGGATCAAGGCCTTGGGTTTGAAGAGTGACGCGAAGCATACCAAGGAAGAACGTCTGCAGAGCTATGTGATTCATGAAGCAGAGGCATTCCTCAATTCAAAAGGACGTAAGATGATTGGTTGGGATGAGACGCTGGAAGGCGGTCTGGCTCCTAATGCAACTGTTATGTCATGGCAGGGAGAAGCTGGAGGTATCGAAGCAGCCAAGCAGCATCATGATGTAATCATGACTCCGAATACGTACTTATACTTCGATTATTACCAGTCGAAAGATACCGAGACAGAGCCGATAGCTATTGGCGGTTACCTGCCGATGGCGCGGGTTTACAGCTATGAACCGATGCCGAAAGGTTTGACTCCGGAAGAACAGAAGCATATTGTCGGTGTGCAGGCTAACTTATGGACGGAATATATGCCTGAATTCAAGCAGGTACAATATATGGTATTGCCGCGTATGGCCGCTTTGTGTGAATCACAATGGTGCGCGCCTGAAAAGAAGAATTATGATACCTTTCTGCAGCGTGTCAGTCGTCTGGTTGATATTTATGCGAAGAACGGATGGAATTATGCTACACATATCTTTGATGTGATGCTGGATCTGACACCGAACACCGAGACAGGTACGTTGGATGTGACGGCCCGTACGATTGATAATGCTCCGGTTTATTATACATTAGACGGTAGTGAACCTACTGCTTCTTCAGAGAAATATACGGATGTCATCAAGATTGACAAGCCTTGTACGTTGCGTACGGTAGCTATCCGCCCGTCGGGCAGCTCGAAGATAACCAAAGATGAAATCAGTTTCAGTAAATCGTCGATGAAACCGATTACCATGCTGCAACCGATCAACAAACAGTATGAATTTACGGGTGCAACAGTGCTGGTAGATGGTATGACAGGTAACCGCAATTATAAGACGGGCCGCTGGATCGCTTTCTATACCAACGATATGGAAGCTGTCATTGACCTGAAAGAACCGACAGAGATTTCTTCCATGACGTTGCATACCTGCGTCGAGAAAGGCGACTGGATCTTTGACACCCGTGGTATTACTGTAGCTGTTTCTGACGATAATAAGACATTCAAGGAAGTGGCTTCCGAATCATATCCGGCGATGAAGGAAAGTGATCCGAACCAGGTTTATACACATGAATTGAAGTTTGATCCGGTAAAGACCCGTTATGTCAAGGTAAAAGCCTTGTCAGAACAGAAGATTCCGTCTTGGCATGGAGGAAAAGGTCAGCCGGGATTCTTGTTTGTTGATGAAATTATTTTGAATTAA
- a CDS encoding SAM-dependent methyltransferase, with the protein MNLFPFSNTWRETILLYRFLRYRKGFGVHSPFAFSFITKVIDERCGYYCYQDIELIRRQLVHKGNKLAGKDIKHTHGELLFRTVNYFKPKTLLQIGSPAGIASLYMTAYASDLKAIVLEKDASSAETTAWSLQKYHSKARLCPGDYEQTLPAALQELGQVDFVFFQAAQKKEKNRFYFEEAMKHIQPDTVFFLEGIRANQEMRVLWKEICNRKDVILTFDLYQIGIVIFQPRFYKKNYVVYF; encoded by the coding sequence ATGAATCTATTTCCTTTTAGCAATACTTGGCGAGAAACCATACTGTTATATCGTTTTCTGCGTTACCGCAAGGGCTTTGGCGTACATTCTCCTTTTGCCTTTTCTTTTATTACCAAGGTGATTGATGAACGGTGCGGCTATTATTGTTATCAAGATATTGAATTAATCCGAAGGCAACTGGTACATAAAGGGAACAAATTAGCCGGGAAAGATATAAAACATACGCACGGCGAACTGTTGTTCCGTACGGTCAATTACTTTAAGCCTAAAACGCTGTTGCAAATCGGGTCGCCGGCCGGCATCGCTTCTTTATATATGACGGCCTATGCTTCAGATCTGAAAGCCATTGTCCTTGAAAAGGACGCCTCATCAGCTGAAACAACGGCGTGGAGCCTGCAGAAATATCATTCGAAAGCCCGGTTGTGCCCGGGTGATTATGAGCAGACATTACCGGCGGCCTTGCAGGAATTGGGACAGGTCGATTTTGTTTTCTTCCAGGCTGCTCAGAAAAAAGAGAAGAACCGCTTTTATTTTGAGGAAGCAATGAAGCATATTCAGCCTGATACCGTCTTTTTCCTGGAAGGAATCCGGGCGAATCAGGAGATGCGTGTGTTGTGGAAAGAGATCTGTAACCGGAAAGATGTCATTCTGACGTTCGATTTATATCAGATTGGGATTGTCATCTTCCAGCCGCGGTTTTATAAGAAGAATTATGTCGTCTATTTCTGA
- the rnr gene encoding ribonuclease R, which produces MNAKKKDKEKKKDKDKKGKNKRMKKDDMLQRITSLFESSPSLPLNYKQVSKEIGVDSQVQKLQVSAMLEDLALGGYLKEVDRGRYCLNHIGTIAEGTFVRRSNGKNSFIPDGEGTPVFIAERNSAHAMDGDRVKVQLFARRKGAEPEGEVVEILESKERVFVGKLQVAKGFAFLITENKTLANDIFIPKDKLKGGKNGDKAVVRIMEWPDDAKNPLGEVIDILGKAGSNNAEMHAILAEFGLPYKYPENVEKAANKIPDTIPQEEIAKREDFRDVLTFTIDPKDAKDFDDALSARQLDNGNWEVGVHIADVTHYVKPESLIDREAESRATSVYLVDRTIPMLPERLCNQICSLRPNEEKLCFSVIFELNANAEIVKSHICRTIIKSDRRFTYEEAQQVIETGEGDCKEAILALNQLAQKLREKRFKNGAINFDRYEVKFEIDKDGKPLSVYFKVSKEANKLIEEFMLLANRTVAEFVGCPPKGKSKKTFVYRIHELPDPEKMENFATFIRRFGYRFKTEGKKSEISKGINSLLDQVQGKPEENLIETVAIRAMQKAKYSTDNIGHYGLAFDYYTHFTSPIRRYPDMMVHRLLDRYMQGGRSVIKKKYEELCEHCSTMEQVAANAERASVKYKQVEFMSDKLGQIFDGVISGVTEWGLYVELNENKCEGLVPMRDLDDDYYEFDEKNYCLIGRRNKHQYRLGDPVTIRVAQANLERKQLDFQLV; this is translated from the coding sequence ATGAATGCGAAGAAGAAAGATAAGGAGAAGAAAAAGGATAAAGACAAGAAAGGGAAAAACAAACGGATGAAAAAAGACGACATGCTGCAACGCATTACGTCACTGTTTGAATCATCTCCGTCTTTACCTCTCAATTATAAGCAAGTAAGCAAAGAAATAGGTGTTGATTCGCAGGTACAGAAATTACAGGTATCTGCTATGCTGGAAGATTTAGCTTTAGGCGGTTATTTAAAGGAAGTTGACCGCGGACGTTACTGCCTGAACCATATCGGAACAATCGCCGAAGGTACTTTTGTTCGCCGAAGCAACGGAAAGAATTCCTTTATCCCCGATGGTGAAGGAACGCCTGTATTTATTGCCGAACGAAATTCTGCTCATGCGATGGACGGCGACCGTGTGAAGGTTCAGTTGTTTGCCCGTAGAAAAGGAGCCGAGCCAGAAGGAGAAGTAGTTGAAATCCTCGAATCCAAAGAACGGGTATTTGTGGGCAAGCTTCAGGTTGCTAAAGGATTTGCCTTCTTAATCACCGAGAATAAGACCTTGGCCAATGATATCTTCATCCCGAAAGACAAGCTGAAAGGCGGGAAGAACGGAGATAAGGCTGTAGTCCGTATCATGGAATGGCCCGATGATGCCAAGAATCCGCTGGGCGAAGTAATAGATATCTTAGGAAAAGCCGGCAGCAACAATGCCGAAATGCACGCTATTCTGGCTGAATTCGGCTTACCTTATAAATATCCGGAGAATGTAGAGAAAGCAGCCAATAAGATTCCGGATACCATTCCTCAGGAAGAAATTGCCAAACGGGAAGATTTCCGGGATGTACTGACGTTTACCATTGACCCCAAGGATGCCAAAGACTTCGACGATGCCCTTTCAGCCCGCCAGCTGGATAACGGGAATTGGGAAGTCGGTGTACATATTGCCGACGTAACGCATTATGTAAAGCCGGAAAGTCTGATTGACCGCGAGGCTGAATCCAGAGCGACTTCGGTTTATTTGGTAGACCGTACGATTCCGATGCTGCCGGAACGGTTATGCAACCAAATCTGTTCGTTAAGGCCCAACGAAGAGAAACTCTGCTTCTCTGTTATCTTTGAATTAAATGCAAATGCAGAAATCGTCAAGTCGCATATTTGCCGGACCATTATTAAAAGTGACCGCCGGTTTACCTATGAAGAGGCTCAGCAGGTGATTGAGACAGGTGAAGGCGACTGCAAAGAAGCGATTTTGGCCCTGAACCAGCTGGCGCAGAAGCTAAGAGAGAAACGGTTTAAGAACGGAGCCATCAATTTCGACCGCTATGAAGTGAAGTTTGAAATCGATAAAGACGGAAAACCGCTCAGCGTCTACTTCAAGGTTTCTAAGGAAGCCAACAAGCTGATCGAAGAATTCATGTTGTTAGCCAACCGGACGGTAGCTGAATTCGTTGGTTGTCCACCGAAAGGGAAGAGCAAAAAGACATTTGTCTATCGTATTCATGAATTACCGGATCCGGAAAAGATGGAGAACTTTGCTACCTTCATCCGCCGGTTCGGTTACCGGTTCAAGACGGAAGGAAAGAAGAGCGAGATCTCGAAAGGCATTAATTCCCTGCTCGATCAGGTTCAAGGCAAGCCGGAAGAGAATCTGATTGAAACGGTTGCGATCCGAGCTATGCAGAAAGCGAAATATTCGACCGACAATATCGGGCACTATGGCCTGGCCTTCGATTATTATACCCACTTTACATCGCCCATCCGCCGTTATCCGGATATGATGGTTCATCGTTTGCTCGACCGCTACATGCAGGGAGGCAGAAGTGTGATCAAGAAGAAATACGAAGAACTCTGTGAGCATTGTTCAACGATGGAGCAGGTAGCAGCCAATGCTGAACGGGCTTCTGTCAAATACAAGCAGGTAGAGTTTATGAGTGACAAGCTCGGACAAATCTTCGACGGTGTCATTTCGGGCGTAACCGAATGGGGCTTGTATGTTGAACTGAACGAAAACAAATGCGAAGGCTTGGTTCCGATGCGTGACCTGGATGATGATTACTATGAGTTCGATGAAAAGAATTATTGCCTGATCGGCCGACGGAATAAACACCAGTACCGTTTGGGCGATCCGGTAACCATCCGTGTAGCTCAAGCCAACCTTGAACGGAAACAGCTGGATTTCCAGTTAGTATAA
- a CDS encoding SulP family inorganic anion transporter: protein MSNKIDFQPKLFELFRNYSKADFSTDLMAGIIVGIVALPLAIAFGIASGVTPEKGIITAIVAGFIISFLGGSRVQIGGPTGAFIVIIYGIIQEYGIEGLTVATLMAGILLVLMGVFKLGAVIKFIPYPIIVGFTSGIAVTIFTTQIADVFGLTFDGEKVPGDFIGKWLVYARHFDTVNWWNALVSFASIFIIAITPKFSKKIPGSLVAIIVVTLAVYLMKAYGGITSIDTIGDRFSIQAQLPEAVVPALDWEAVKNLFPVAVTIAVLGAIESLLSATVADGVIGDRHHSNTELIAQGIANIVSPIFGGIPATGAIARTMTNINNGGRSPIAGIVHAGVLLLILLFLMPLAQYIPMACLAGVLVIVSYNMSGWRTFLALMKNPKSDVTVLLITFFLTVIFDLTVAIEVGLLIACVLFMKRVMETTEISVIRDEIDPNKESDLEVHEEHLTLPKGVEVYEINGPYFFGIATKFEEIMSQLGDRPKIRIIRMRKVPFIDSTGIHNLTNLCVMSQKENIHIILSGVNDKVHKVLERSGFYELLGEDNICSNINEAVAKAWESVGKE, encoded by the coding sequence ATGAGTAATAAGATTGATTTTCAACCTAAGTTATTCGAGTTGTTCCGGAATTATTCTAAAGCGGATTTCAGTACCGACCTTATGGCCGGAATTATTGTAGGTATTGTGGCGTTGCCTTTGGCAATTGCCTTTGGTATTGCTTCGGGTGTAACACCTGAAAAAGGTATCATTACAGCTATCGTGGCTGGATTTATCATTTCATTTTTAGGTGGCAGTAGGGTTCAGATTGGCGGACCGACAGGAGCTTTTATCGTTATCATCTATGGAATTATTCAGGAATACGGGATTGAAGGTCTGACTGTTGCTACGCTGATGGCTGGTATCTTATTGGTTTTGATGGGAGTCTTTAAGTTAGGCGCAGTCATCAAGTTTATTCCCTATCCTATTATTGTCGGTTTTACCAGTGGTATTGCGGTGACTATTTTTACTACCCAGATTGCCGATGTTTTTGGTCTTACTTTCGACGGAGAAAAGGTTCCGGGCGACTTCATTGGAAAATGGCTGGTTTATGCCCGTCACTTTGATACGGTGAACTGGTGGAATGCCTTAGTCAGCTTTGCCAGTATTTTTATTATTGCGATTACTCCGAAGTTTTCCAAGAAGATTCCGGGTTCGCTGGTTGCCATAATTGTCGTGACATTGGCCGTTTATTTAATGAAGGCTTATGGCGGAATTACTTCGATTGATACGATCGGTGACCGATTTAGTATCCAGGCACAGTTACCGGAGGCTGTTGTTCCGGCATTAGACTGGGAAGCTGTCAAGAACCTGTTCCCTGTAGCCGTTACGATTGCAGTGTTAGGAGCTATTGAATCGTTGTTGTCGGCTACCGTAGCTGATGGTGTAATTGGCGACCGTCATCATTCAAATACTGAGTTGATTGCCCAGGGAATTGCCAATATCGTTTCTCCTATCTTCGGAGGAATCCCGGCGACGGGAGCCATTGCCCGTACGATGACCAATATTAATAATGGAGGACGTTCACCTATTGCCGGTATTGTTCATGCGGGTGTATTGTTACTGATCCTTCTATTCCTGATGCCGTTGGCACAATATATACCGATGGCTTGTTTAGCCGGTGTACTGGTTATTGTCTCTTATAATATGAGCGGCTGGCGTACTTTCCTGGCATTGATGAAGAATCCGAAGTCGGATGTAACCGTGTTGCTGATTACTTTCTTCCTGACTGTTATCTTCGATCTGACAGTTGCTATTGAAGTCGGCCTCTTGATTGCCTGCGTTCTGTTTATGAAACGAGTTATGGAGACAACCGAAATCTCTGTGATTCGGGATGAAATCGACCCGAACAAAGAATCTGATTTGGAAGTACACGAGGAACATCTTACCTTACCGAAAGGCGTAGAAGTATATGAAATCAACGGTCCTTACTTCTTCGGTATAGCCACGAAGTTTGAGGAAATCATGTCGCAGTTGGGCGATCGTCCGAAGATCCGTATTATCCGTATGCGTAAAGTCCCTTTCATTGACTCAACTGGTATTCATAACCTGACTAATCTGTGTGTCATGTCGCAGAAAGAAAATATTCACATCATCTTATCGGGAGTAAATGACAAGGTGCATAAAGTATTGGAACGTTCCGGATTCTATGAACTATTAGGCGAAGACAATATTTGCAGCAATATCAATGAAGCTGTGGCAAAAGCCTGGGAAAGTGTCGGAAAAGAATAA
- the lpdA gene encoding dihydrolipoyl dehydrogenase, translating to MKYDVAIIGGGPAGYTAAEKAAKGGLSTVLFEKNALGGVCLNEGCVPTKTLLYSAKTYDQIKHASKYAVSAENPTFDYPKIIARKNKVVKKLTAGIRMKMKESGVEVVAGEAMIQGKTAEGDLLIQCGEQIYEAKNLLVCTGSESVIPPISGVNETEYWTSREALQSKELPASLIIIGGGVIGMEFASFFNSMGTEVQVVEMLDKILGPMDKELSDMLQAEYAKRGVKFYLGHKVTGIHGSEVTVEKDGESFTLHGEKVLLSVGRRPITKGFGLETLALEPFRNGIKVNEYMQTSLPNVYACGDITAFSLLAHTAVSEAEVAIDHILGKSRAMSYKAIPGVVYTNPEIAGVGKTEEELKASGTPYQVKKIPMAFSGRFVAENEMGNGVCKLILAEDGTLIGAHLLGNPASELIVIAGIAIEKGMKAEEIKSFVFPHPTVGEIIKEAL from the coding sequence ATGAAATACGATGTAGCTATTATCGGCGGTGGACCCGCCGGATATACTGCTGCCGAAAAAGCAGCTAAAGGTGGTTTATCAACTGTTTTATTCGAGAAGAATGCCTTAGGTGGCGTATGTTTGAATGAAGGCTGTGTACCAACCAAGACGTTACTATACTCAGCAAAGACCTACGATCAGATCAAACATGCATCCAAATATGCAGTAAGCGCAGAGAATCCTACTTTTGATTACCCGAAAATCATTGCCCGGAAGAATAAAGTAGTGAAAAAGCTGACGGCCGGAATCCGCATGAAGATGAAAGAAAGCGGCGTGGAGGTTGTTGCCGGAGAAGCCATGATTCAAGGGAAAACTGCTGAAGGAGATCTCTTGATCCAGTGTGGAGAGCAGATTTATGAGGCCAAGAACCTGTTGGTATGTACAGGCTCTGAATCAGTTATTCCACCGATTTCAGGTGTAAATGAAACGGAATACTGGACCAGTCGGGAAGCATTGCAGAGTAAAGAGTTGCCGGCTTCTCTGATCATCATCGGTGGCGGTGTGATCGGAATGGAGTTTGCTTCGTTCTTCAACAGCATGGGAACTGAAGTTCAGGTAGTCGAAATGCTCGATAAGATCTTAGGTCCGATGGATAAGGAATTATCGGATATGCTTCAGGCAGAATATGCCAAACGAGGAGTTAAGTTCTACCTGGGACATAAGGTAACCGGTATTCACGGATCGGAAGTTACCGTAGAAAAAGACGGGGAGAGCTTTACTTTACACGGTGAAAAGGTATTATTGAGCGTAGGTCGTCGCCCGATTACCAAAGGATTTGGCTTGGAAACCTTAGCGTTGGAGCCATTCCGTAATGGGATAAAAGTCAATGAATATATGCAGACTTCTTTGCCAAACGTGTATGCATGCGGAGATATTACTGCATTCTCCTTATTGGCCCATACAGCCGTCAGTGAGGCAGAAGTGGCAATCGACCATATTTTAGGGAAATCCCGTGCGATGAGTTACAAGGCTATTCCTGGCGTTGTCTATACGAATCCGGAAATTGCCGGAGTAGGAAAGACGGAAGAGGAGCTGAAAGCCAGTGGAACGCCTTATCAGGTAAAGAAAATACCGATGGCTTTCTCCGGCCGTTTCGTTGCCGAAAATGAAATGGGGAATGGCGTTTGCAAGTTAATTCTGGCTGAAGACGGCACATTGATCGGTGCCCATCTGCTAGGAAATCCGGCTTCAGAATTGATTGTTATTGCCGGAATCGCTATTGAAAAAGGAATGAAGGCCGAAGAAATCAAATCTTTTGTCTTCCCACATCCAACAGTAGGTGAAATTATAAAAGAAGCTTTATAA
- a CDS encoding PH domain-containing protein, which translates to MDRTFKSKIGWWYHLIIWILGICTILSFVKGQSPVNMITLLLVTLFLIHLMLTTWYKITADGVLIVHCSIFPEKKLPVEEITAVEPSALPVSSYALSLDRLIIYKGDRQWLLISPVNKKEFLKCLRKYNPDIQVKEPFLM; encoded by the coding sequence ATGGATAGAACATTCAAATCGAAAATAGGCTGGTGGTATCACCTGATCATCTGGATCCTGGGAATATGTACGATATTATCATTCGTTAAAGGTCAAAGTCCGGTTAACATGATAACGCTACTGCTCGTAACCTTATTTCTGATCCATCTGATGTTGACTACCTGGTACAAAATAACAGCAGACGGAGTTTTAATTGTCCACTGCAGTATCTTTCCAGAAAAGAAACTTCCAGTAGAAGAAATTACAGCCGTCGAACCAAGCGCTCTGCCAGTTTCGAGTTATGCCTTGTCTTTAGACCGGCTTATCATTTATAAAGGAGACCGGCAATGGCTATTGATATCGCCGGTGAATAAGAAAGAATTCCTGAAATGCCTCCGAAAGTATAATCCGGATATTCAGGTAAAGGAACCTTTCCTCATGTAA